The DNA region ATCATACATACTCTCAACCCGGCTTAGAGGGTGTTcttcttagtttttttaatcaagGGATGCAAATATTTGACACACCAACCACTGCAAAAACTTGACAACTACTCACCAATTGCACCAATTTGGGGTTTTCTCTTGGCATTGCTGTGTTGGTGAACTGGATAAAAGAGTCACACATTAATCAATTGAAATGCCAACTAatcaactaaataatttatCTCTGTAGACACTTTGACTGAGACTTTGACATTGTTTTTCTCCATGCTATATCTTGGGTGCTCTCTTACCATCATTGGCTATTATACACTTATGTTTGTTCTAGTTGTCATATGTGTTATCTTTCTTTCACCATTTCCTATGTTTGTTCTTATGCATAATTACTTTACTGGGTATTCAGAATCTATTAAAAGAAatcattatttcatttattaatgaATTATTTGATTCTTAAATCCAAGCATTACAAAACATGGATTAATAATTTCATCTTTATGTACCAGTAAATAATAAccataacaatatttttttttggacggCAATAATAACCATTACaattaatcataacaataaGGTAAGAGTGCTTTTTACAGTGTGCATTTGTGATCTATCTTCTTGTAACCTTACGAATTCACAACTATTACTACAATTGCTATAGAAGTTAGGAAAAAGGCAAATAAGGAATATAGTTTTTGTTTAATCTCTTGTTGGGAGAGCCTCCCAAAAGTGTACTCTACGTGTTTGTTTCACCTCCAACTAGGTGATATGATCTAAGGTTGTTTGTTTTATCTCCTAGGACTTCTTTTCCTCACGTTGATTTTCCTTGATTGGATGATTTTTGCATTATATCCTGTATTTTTTTTCGTTGGGTCTtaagtttgaaaattttattgcaGGAGTTATGAAATTATTGTTTTCTGCTTTTGGTGCTTATGTTTTGTCTAATCTGTTGGTCATAgtaattatttctaatatagcTTGTGCACACATTGATCTTTTTTGGTTGGTGGCATAGTCTTTTTTGAGGTTTTTAGGATATTGGACATGTGATGAGACATGTTGAAGTCTcgcatcaaataaaaataatgctgaaataaattatataagtggAGTTGAGCTAGCAAGTTGAGtcaattaaattagaaaacttaatttgatttaatttaattaatatttttcataatactATTTActtgattttgttttaaaatctaaattattaatatcattcaattcaatttaatttatactaATTTATATTTGTCTAAGTTTTAAGTTTGTCTTATTTACTTTTCAAATATGtgaatttatcaaatttatcaATATGTGTATGTACTCACACATATTGTATATGCATGTAATTGTAAAATATagatttaagataatttaataaaatacacCAATACATATTTGAACAAatgtcataaatttaaaattatttaacgaACAAGGTTTTATTGTAGTGAAACTAAAATATGATCCTACATAAACTTTATTTATAGTGTTAGGTATTAAAATCAGTGATCCCATGTGTGTGAATTTTATTTGGCGCATATGGTTCCCTTTAATTGTTTGACAATTCAGCTTAAAGCAATCCAGGAAATGGTGATATTGCAACTTCACATCAATTTTCCTGAGCATGATTAGTTAGTAATTTCGGTTTCATGGGTCTGACAtgttaatgaaaaagaaaattcatataAGCAAATTAAAATGGATTACGATTATGTTTAGAAGGAATAATATAAATACACCCTGAAATGTATTGGAATAAGATAATATAATAACTAGtgagatttaaaataaaatttaaaaaaagattttattatttaaaaaaaaagaattataaatttggttattttattaataaataataaatataactttttcttttgtaaaaattaaaagcaaataaattttttgttgatcAACCTAAAAGTTGAACTTTAGTACTCTTGCTCTTGAACAAGTCTCAAGATAAAAGGagagtaaaataaaaagaaaaaaattaaaaataaataaatataataagtaatatgataaaaagtgataaaataaaaataaatatagttataaaggttgtgttaaaaaaaaacaaaagaatactTTAAATTCAGGAAAGGGAGAGAAAAAGAACCCACGGATCAAGTTAAATTAAACGGGTGGTTAAGTAATAAAAGGCTAAATgctattcattttcatttattccTTAATTAATGATCAtgcaaagaaaagaacaatattaggtattaaattaaaatctttaCTCCAAGTTGATTGATTTTTTGCGGTCAGTAACAGTCCAAGAAAAAACATGATGGATCTGTATGTAATATGTAGGACTTTTCCTTCAGCTataagtctataacatcaacaTATGAGGTCATCACTGGTCTATAACTATACATGCAATTTCTTGTTAATTTCAGCAATAAGTGGCCCAATCCCGGAGTATCCACGTCAATGTGGGACACGTATCCCCCATACGGGTCCCACTTTTGCTTCTCATGCCCCCGCGAAGATTCTGCTATTTGTCTATTTAAGTAAAATGGCCACAAGCCTTTGGATTATGGACCGGGCTGGGTATTTTAGTCAAATTCACCACACTCCAATTTTCTTAGGAGCTAAGTTgtttactacattttaattttgtacatTCAaaattccatatatatatatatatgtatattatttaataaaatgtattGGAGTCGGGAATTTAGTAATGAGGGTCCCCACACGAAAAAAAGTCCAACGTGTCGCAGATCTGTGTGCTGCAATGAGGCgatattttgtttgttgaagcgcGTGTGAGACTTTGAAGCAGCGGTGACGGAGGTGCTGCCACGCGTCCAAATTCatgtcatttaatttaaattaagtttCTTAACGGCTTGGGTCCCTTGGCGCTTGCGAAGCGAGGGTGTACGAGACGCATATCGGGTCGGATCACACTTTTCAATTCGGGTCACTAATCGAACGGGCGAGATGCATCGATGATAATCACCCACGCTATTTAGAGAAGGAAAATGAGAGTGAGGGTTTGTTGTTACTTTTGCTTTAACACATTACACTCACACTCTTTGTGAAAAAGGGGAGTTTCTTATTCTTTCTAGACGCTTCCATTGATCGGCGATTTCTTAGACATGGCGGAGCATCACGAACACGAGGAAGTGAAGGGTGAGTCCTTGTTGGAGAAGATTTCTGGGAAGATCCACGACCACGATTCGTCATCTTCGTCGGATTCCGACAACGAGAAAACCAGCGCTTCTGACTCCTTGAAGTCAAAGGTTTTCAGGCTTTTCGGCAGAGAAAAGCCCATTCACCATGTTCTTGGCGGCGGAAAACGTATGCGATTGCCTTttattgggtttttttttttattctttatttctttcaattcGTGTTTTGTCTCACTAATTTATGCTAACAATCTGtgtacttttctttctttttggttaCTTTACTTCTGAATTGCTCTTTTGTGTTTGGTTATAGTGGGTCTAGGGTTTATGAGGTTCAAGTGAGATCTTGTTTGTTCCGATCGtttttcttgtttctctattcTTTGTTTTTAAGTACGATTTTGACAATTAAAATTCAGAGGGACTGGGATAACATTTAGGTTTTAGATCTGCAATCCTCTGTACTCCCAGTTGTGTTATTTTTCACCAATATTTTCTCAACTAATACAGGTACCCCTAGCTTGTGATAATCGAtggatttaattttatgttgtgttggttaaattttcattttccttttttgtgtgtttatgCTTTTGACTGAGTTTTTTTGTTATGCATCAGCGGCCGACGTTTTTCTCTGGAGAAACAAGAAGATATCTGCATCGACACTCGGAGTTGCGACCGCTATATGGGTTCTGTTTGAATTGCTTGAGTACCACCTCCTCACCTTGGTTTGCCACTTCCTGATCCTTGGTCTTGCGGTGTTGTTCTTGTGGTCCAATGCATCCACTTTCATCAACAAGTAAAGTCTTTATAGTGTAATTTGATTTGGTTCTCAGATGTTCGGTCTATTCTGTTGGCTGATTAAAttgcttgttttgattttaattaggAGTCCACCAAAGATCCCACAAGTGCACATTCCAGAGAAACCTGTTTTAGAATTTGCCTCTGCTCTTAGAGTTGAGATCAACCGGGCTTTTGCGTTGTTAAGGGATATTGCATCTGGAAGGGATCTCAAGAAGTTCTTATCAGTatgttgttttccttttatattttgCTCTTTCCCGCTTGGAATCTATTGGCTTTATGACCAATGAATAATAACACGGCAATTTCTGCTAGTGAGTAGGGGGAGAcgataataatttatttgtccTACAATGCAGCAAATTGTTGTGCTGATTTCCAACTTCTTTGTTATTAAATGTGGTTTCTGTTTTGTATTATTTAGGTGATTGCTGGATTATGGGTTTTCTCTATTTTGGGTAGCTGGGCCAACTTCTTGACCCTGTTCTACATAGGTAATGAAGTGTTTCTTTATCATTTGACATTTACTGCCATGGAGGTTCTAATATTAACTTGAATTTTATATACTGCGATGTAATGTATTTCTATGTTTTCGTGAAACAGCTTTTGTTTTGCTGCACACTGTGCCTGTGCTTTATGAGAAATATGAAGATCATGTAGACTCTTTTGGTGGGAAGGCAATTGCCGAGATTAAGAAGCAATATGCAGTGTTTGATGCGAAGGTGTTGAGCAAGATACCCAGAGGACctttgaaagataaaaagaaagattgAAGTGGCACTAGATTCTGACAAATATGTTTTAGTGGGGTTTCATGAATGTCCTGTTAAATTTAGATTCATCATCAGTTAAAACCCTATCatgtcatattttatttttttagggtcCTTTTACTAGACATTGTGGATGAAGAGTATCTTGTATATTTTTCTTCTGGCTTTACATGTACCTCTCAGAAATCCTATATGCTTATGGATGACTTGTTATTGTGTTGTATTTACATCATGAATACATACTCTGCATTTGAATGCTTTCGTAGAAGTCGTGGTGGTAATTATGTTTTCCTACTTTTGTAATCTCGAAGCTGTTTGACAGGTTGCCCCATCCTGTGCCTGCCCTTGTTCTAACATAACAAGGCACAAATCATTTTTCCCCAAAAATTACCTGAAGGCATTTCATCCTATCCCCCATTAAATAAATGGATTCAGTTTACAGAGATATTTTCTATTTCCTTGTTATAACATTAACCACCCCACCTGAAGCCAGAGTTCACTTCGTTTGAAGTCGTCACCTGTTCTGATCATAAATCTATGCAAATTTAAAATGGATAGCATTTTCAAGACATTGAGGCAAATTTTGGCAAACTAATTAACCGAAGTCACTTCaacaaaaaacacaaattttataGTGTTGACTGGAATTTGAGGAGCAAGTATGGTAATCTTCTCTGAAAGAGACCTAAGCTGTGTATGTACACTCTTGCCGCATCGGGCTTGGtggtgaaaaaaatgaaaattaattgctCATTTGGCAAGGCAATGCACATTCTAGTAACTAACCTAATAAACCATATAATTTGTGGAGGTAATTTTCATCAATGACTGTTATATCTGTATCCGTAATTTAATGCACATACTTGCTATGCAAcgaatatgaaattttttgattttttttaggttttgcttttataatatttttctagttATCAAGCGTGGTTAAGGATTTTTCTTATTCGTAATTTATACATGACACGTGACAAGAGCTTGAGCCTTGAGCAGCTGCCGCTAGACTAAAATAACAAATTGATTGTTCTAGAATGATTCTGTGTGGACATCCAAATTCGCTTTAGCCGTATTTTATATACAAGTATCAATGTAGCATATAATGTTAACATAATAgtatattattgatataaatatgtaaataaatattttttcggtAGATAGTAAAACTGTAAGAGACTATAGAATAATACAGTTGTTATTGAATtacagttttaaaattttagtttataaagcatattctaaaaaagaaaaacttaaaacatatatagtagcataaatataatttagtatttaatCAATGctattaatgtattatttatacaaatatataattttttttcttatatgataTGAcagttttgttatttaattatgattttcttaaaaaaatagtttacaaaatattttaggaaaaaaaaatcatatatataatgatataaGAAAACTTGAAGGCGTTCATACCGGTGGGAACAATCTATTTAGTGAGAGAATTTGTATTGACTTCCCGTGTGTAAAATTTCCTTGGGTCATTGAATGATAGTCATGTACCGCGAGCTGAAATAATCTCTCATGTAATGGGTTGGGAAACATCTGTCTCTCTAAcctaggaaaaaaatataagaaaaatttatttaagaataagtattaatgtaataaatatataaataaataatgtaatagtgtatttgaaaaaaataatgtattttatattaCTAGAAAACTTAAAtagaacattttaaaattaatttatagaacattttaaaatagaaaaactaaatatatcttaatagaaaattagtcttgaaaaagaagtataaatgtaatactaatataaataaataattttcgtGTGTATAATATGACAGCTTTGTAATTTAGTTaacatttgaaagaaatgataaaaacatatataaacaagaaaatgaaatacaACAAATCACACTAAAAGGGGAATTGAATAGTGTGttagttaaaatataaaacttttttcaaAATGAAGGATGTTATAGTGTGttagttaaaatataaaactttttaaaatatataacctTCGTTAGGTGACAAGAGGTGGATTATCATCCAATGACATGTAAAGCTTTGTCTTCCGCTAAAAAATCTTATGTGCAAGGTGTGATAGTAATGGACAATGAAATACTTTATAAGTTAATAAAAAGCAttaagaacattttttttatactacttCACTCAACTTGAACTATGTCCAGTTCTCCTTTGTCAATgagtaaagggttccactaataaATCTTGATTATAACAAGTATTCTTTCCTGCCACTTCTGACACAACCTTTAGACTTTCTCTGAATCTAAAAATACTCAAGTATTATTTTGTCATTAACTTAGCTTTCACAAGCAAAAGTTTGATATAGAATTAGAGATTCTTTACCATACTCAGCGAGAAGATTTACAATTAGATTCTTATCTCTCACTAATACTATGTATACAACAAAGGATGAACTTTTTGAATATTATGATCATTGTGCAAATTGACTTTTGTTTCCAGAACTAAGCGAACAGTGTGCGTTTCTATTTGATAGAATCATAAGTTTTCATATGCATCATTCATAACCCAATATGACCGTTAAACACATAAATGGAAATAAAGgataatttcataaatatgttccttttaaacaaaatcatacaAAGTGGAATAAATTGATAGTTCAAATAAATGCTTATTCCACTTGTTGAGTTATCTAATAGTGAATAGGTCTCTTCCATGgttgtttttaattatcaaacCTGTTGACTTACATGcaatgaattgattaacataaatttatatctttattttcattaaaatcgTGAGAGATGTCTAGATCATCCAATAATGAATCATTCAATGTCTAACAGAAAAGtccatttaattttatcatcaatgtaatattttattcaaaattattaaaaattgtgttaacaattaattttttacttactttttttatttatgtaaataataaatagtaggttgaattttttttactacaaaTAAACTAACTAATATGTGCATTCTTAATATTAGTAagctgtttaattttttattttacgtaTAGTGCATTCTTAATTTGATTTTGGCGATAAGAATcaaattaagaatatataacAAACAAAAAGACTAAATTAAGAATGcttttatatagagagagataAAATTAAGAATGTGTAACCAACAAAGTTATTTTAGTTGGTtagaaaaaaaactcatattTCAAAGGAATCTGAACTTAATTTCTCTGTGGATGTGAAAATTGTTAATAGATAATTA from Glycine soja cultivar W05 chromosome 8, ASM419377v2, whole genome shotgun sequence includes:
- the LOC114421053 gene encoding reticulon-like protein B2, which translates into the protein MAEHHEHEEVKGESLLEKISGKIHDHDSSSSSDSDNEKTSASDSLKSKVFRLFGREKPIHHVLGGGKPADVFLWRNKKISASTLGVATAIWVLFELLEYHLLTLVCHFLILGLAVLFLWSNASTFINKSPPKIPQVHIPEKPVLEFASALRVEINRAFALLRDIASGRDLKKFLSVIAGLWVFSILGSWANFLTLFYIAFVLLHTVPVLYEKYEDHVDSFGGKAIAEIKKQYAVFDAKVLSKIPRGPLKDKKKD